The sequence AAATATATCTCCATTCaagtagaattaaaaaaaagaacttaGCAGGTCGATATTTTTCTCACaccataaaattgttttaaacttGTCAGTTCACCTCGATTTTATTTAGTTCAAAGCACTGAATACATTTATATAAGAAGATGCTTAAACGAAAGGCTCAAAGCGAagttcaaaacaaatttcattcgAGCTTTCAGAGAAGCTgattatttaaattaacaattGCCAAACCTTGCAAAGTAATTGTGATAATACTAGAAAAAGTACTACaaattggatttaaaaaaaaatttagaaatcaaTAATAAACCTCAAGCGAAATTAGTTTCGAAGCATATTTCATTGAAGCTTTCACcgagagaaatatttttggtgttttttctttacttatttTCTTAACAGCTAATTGCTTGCTGAAATGAACTATAGCATCTCATTTTCTGgacatacataagtaaaaaGTAAGTCACTTATTTGGCAATATCACTTCTTTGTGCAAGCACAAAAGCTCATTATTACTTAGCTTTCACTATTATACCAAATTAAAGCACACAAGTAAATGCGCAAAAAATCGAGCTTTTTTCAGTAGTGCATTTGATACTTCCCTGTAACTTACTAAATTTAGAAGTATTTCAAAGGAATTACAGTATTTGGCAGTGAAGCTTTTGCTACTAGTTCGGATGACTTCGATGAATGTTCAGCAACAAAcaataagttaaaaatattttaaatttaaggtacgatttttttttttaattttttccaattttttttatttatttcatattcttTCTTTACTTATTTGTATTTCAACTTCCAACACCCATTTTGTCAAACTCGTGGCGCTATTTTTAAACCAATAGAGCGCAAAAAAAGCAAACTCTGCCAAAAAATGTTCGCTCAATATTCGCAAAGCATGCCAAATTAGTGCAAAATTGTAATTTCTTTGGTCTATTTTTGAAAGCACTTTAATAGCCTGTCATTGAGTGCTCAAAAAAGTGCATGAATTCGCTTGCAGGCATACATACTACATATCTGCTCATTCCTGCTGCGCTTAAATTTAACTTACCTAAATAAATCCATCATTTCGCGGAAATCATTTTGCAAATCTACCACACGCGCAGCATCTCAAGAACGCTGTTTTCCTGAGCAAAACACTTGTATTGATTCTGATCAGTGACGCTGGTGCAAGCCAATTAGCAATAGGAGGAAATTGTGAATGCCACAAATACTAAAACTGCCACAAATACTTAAATAATGCCATGAGCTGGCTTTGACAGCAATGATttattcttgattttttttttatatttttttttaattatctccaAATAAAAGTTCTTATTACGCTTTGGAAAATTTCTTAGTTATTTTTAGCACCGCTTCCAATACTTGAAACGCCAATAGtcagcatttttcaagtcgcaTGTTGATAGTTCCTCGATTCACTCCAATTCACAAGCTTTTAGCGCCTCAGCTTCAAAACGTGCTGAGCAGCACACCGCCTCGCTAATTGAGTCGCGTCTACGACGCTCGCTTGAATATAGTATATGAATCAAATGTCCAATTAGCGTCTagtatttttggtgcctaaAGGTGCCTGAACATGCAATTTCCTAGAAAAATGAATTACTGCGACGAGCCattcaaaaaatagaaataaaaacggttagaattttacactttttagtactactatttttttggttttagtactatgtttgtattttaataatattttgcattttactcTCTACTATTTTTACATTAGAGTACTGTTTTTGTATGCTGACAGCTACTACTTTTACATTTTagtactattttttaaatttagtactaaTTGCGTGTTTTAGTActactttcaaaattttgtactacTTTTGTTTATACGTACTGCTCTTGTATTTTAGtaatagttttgtattttagaacTACTTGTGCATTTTAGTACTATTTTCGTCAATTTGTACTAGTACTACGTTTATAATTTAGTACTACTTAAGCCTTTTAGTAATGCCATTGTACCTTTAGTactagttttgtattttagtattagttttgtattttagtattagTGTTGTATTTTAGTACTACTTGTGGGTTAAGTACTGCTCTTATATTTTAGTAAtagttttgtaatatattttagtaCTATTTTGCATTGTAGTACTGTATTTGTATGCTGGCAGCTACTACATTTACATTTCAGTACTGTTCTTCCATTTTAGTGCGATTTTAAAATTCAGTACTAATTGCATAGTTTAAGATTTAGCATAGAATTTCGTAGAAAAATGTATTACTGCAGCGAtcccttaaaaaaataaaaataaaaacgcttacaagtttgcattttttagtactactttggtatttttttactttagtactattttttcatttaagtcAAGTCTGAATTTTagtactatttttatattttagtactatttttgttgattggtcctatttttgtattttaatactatttttataatttagtaCTACTTGTGCATTTTAGTACTGCCCTTGTATTTTagtactatttttattaattaataagtatattttagtactatttttgttaattaataattattttttagtactatttttattaattaataattatattttagtactatttttattaattaataattatattttagtaggtactatttttattaattaatcatTATATTTTAGtactattattataattaaataattaatagctacTAGTGTATTTTAgtacttattttataatttagcaCTACTATTGCTTCTtagtactatttttgtgttttagtactaattttatatttcaacacTATTTTACTACTGCACTATTCATActcctttttttgttatactttAGTACTACTTTAGCGCTACAAAATTTGCttacattattttattcaagcacctttttttaagataatttaTACAAGTACTCCATAAGTATTTCTCagtacaaaaagtttataatttttttaaaaaaaagtttagctcAGACCTCCCCCACTTGTACTATGgacttaatcatttttttttgctcttctaTTTTCAGGATGTTGCTCAACGCGTTATTTTGTCACCTTCATGCTCTTCCTGGGCATGGCCAATGCCTATGTGATGCGCACAAATATGTCCGTAGCCATTGTGGCGATGGTCAACCACACAGCCATTACCAGCGATGATGTGGTCTTGGATGATGAGTGTCCCGATCAGAATTTGACGGTTGTGGTGAGTactaaaaatgcatacatatacatatatttaagtagaatagcaaaacaaaaatgaataaaggAATCCCAAATGAAATATCCCAAAAATTAAGAGTCGAAAAACTAGTCTTGTAAAAGGAAAGATGCTTCAGtctaatatgtatttattttgagtgatgaaaatttttagtttaaccTTTAAGCGCTCccttgcttgtttgtttgtatactgcagctgtgtaGTTctcaagtgccaaatatgatagAAGTACGACgccgttttcaaaaattataaattttctgataggatgattaattttgcgccacctcgtaCATAGTTCAAAGATAAGCACCCTCTGTGCCTAACTTTCACCTCAGATGCCTCAGCTttccttttaaacaaattaaaagaaaatgaaaaataaaaaaaattaaaaaataaaaaaaataaaaaataaaaaaataaaaataataaaagttctTTGAAATATTCTAATAATTGTCTGAGCAAGACCAGGCATTTACTCAAGATATGCTCGAACGTCTTATTAACCAGCAAACAATCCATCTCTTGTACGTGAAAACACAATCAATTGTAATCAACCAGTGGGCAACCCACTTCCAGCTTCTCACTGGGCTCACATGGTAAATATGAACAATTTTACGTTTTACCAGTTTACCTTAAGGCCATACCATTGCCATTAGACATTTTGTTTCAACTGTCCCAAACTCTTCTCTATAACTGCCCACAAATATTCCTCATGCTAAGCAATTGAACACTAAAGCTTGAGACAGGTGGATCAAAATGGTTTATAAAGAACGCGCCTTGGTTCAAATTATCATGGCCGGCTTAGGATTACCTCGAAGTAAACATTAATACCGAATCTGCCAACTTTTCATAAACCATTAAGAATATATTTAAGCGTTTGCCCGATGAAGTAGCACGCAGTTTAACCTGCAAATGTGGCGTTAAGTGCACTCTTGGCCATGTTTCATATTCGGTCAGTCATGGAGCCTTTTTAGCTATTGTCGTTATCTCTAAATCACCGTATGATTTCATAAAGATAGAGTTTGAAAGTACTGAGAATACCAAATCAAGTCGGCCAAAACCTTAAAATTTCATTAGCCTCGCCTGTGACATCAGCTGCCttccaatttttcttttgtttcaattGACTTTTACCACATTTTTCTGGCTATGTGGAGAAGAATATATCCTTAATTATTGTCTATAGACTTCGCCATTCAGAGCCGGCAAACCTCAACCTTAATGATAATAAAGCAGGCGGCGAAGTTATTAAAAAGCTTGCGGATAAGTGAGGAGATGCCTTAAATAGGGGCCTACTAGAATATAACAAATTTGGAGAAAGTAGCTAGGCGATCAGATGTAAATTGCacttaaaacaatttctttgttttttggataaatatttacaaatcgattttttcattacatttcaagCACCAAATAAAGAGCAGCACCTGAAAAAACTCACTTCTATAAATAAGCAGTTTTCTGACAAAAATATGAGGTTTTAGAAAAATgcattccttttatttttattgccaagcaactaataatttattaaactatataatgacatttttattaatatgtaagcatttatttattatatacagaaaagtactaatttttaaatttatctcaTTAAACAGGAAAATGGACAAGACGGTGACTTCGCATGGAGTTCGAGTTTGCAGGGCTACATATTATCGTCATTCTTCTACGGTTATGTAATAACACAGGTTAGTTGCTTAACTCGACTAGAAATATCTCAAATTCATATCACTCTCTTTCAAAATGCGACTCAAGTGACAAACCACGCCATAGCATACACACAGATCACTCAACTCGCACGCTTtttgcaaagcaaaaacaacctTTAACACAATTCTGCCACATCTGCCTCCATCCGTTATCTTCAACtatcaattgaaaattaaaaattctaataCATCTACTTATTTCACCTCTTCTCTGCGCACGCTCTTTTAGATTCCCTTCGGTATTTTAGCGAAGAAATACGGCGCCATGAACTTCCTCGGCTGGGGTATGCTTATCAACTCCGTATTCGCCTTCCTCGTACCAGTTGCCGCTTACGAAGGCGGCGTCTACGGTCTCTGTATTGTACGTTTCATACAGGGTCTCGGTGAGGGTCCCATTGTGCCATGTACGCATGCATTGCTCGCCAAATGGATACCGCCGAACGAGCGTTCACGTATGGGTGCTGCCGTTTATGCTGGCGCACAATTCGGTACAATCATATCTATGCCGTTGTCGGGTCTGCTAGCCGAATATGGTTTTTCTGGTGGTTGGCCATCGATTTTCTATGTTTTCGGTGCTGTCGGTACGATTTGGTCGATTGCCTTCCTATGGCTGGTCTACGAAGATCCCTCATCACATCCACGCATCGATGAGCGTGAGAAGAAGTACATCAATACAAGTCTATGGGGTACAGGCGATCAAAAGGTGAGTAGGGGGGAATTCGACTTGTGGCTCGAACTCGCACTAATTTACACTTTGTCGTTTCATCATTTCAGGTTCCTGCAATTCCATACAAATCCATCGTCAAGTGCCTGCCCTTCTATGCCATTCTG is a genomic window of Anastrepha ludens isolate Willacy chromosome 6, idAnaLude1.1, whole genome shotgun sequence containing:
- the LOC128868630 gene encoding putative inorganic phosphate cotransporter isoform X2, whose protein sequence is MSTSKEQIFASQDKDLDKPKGCCSTRYFVTFMLFLGMANAYVMRTNMSVAIVAMVNHTAITSDDVVLDDECPDQNLTVVENGQDGDFAWSSSLQGYILSSFFYGYVITQIPFGILAKKYGAMNFLGWGMLINSVFAFLVPVAAYEGGVYGLCIVRFIQGLGEGPIVPCTHALLAKWIPPNERSRMGAAVYAGAQFGTIISMPLSGLLAEYGFSGGWPSIFYVFGAVGTIWSIAFLWLVYEDPSSHPRIDEREKKYINTSLWGTGDQKVPAIPYKSIVKCLPFYAILLAHMGHNYGYETLMTELPTYMKQVLRFSLKANGLLSALPYLAMWLFSMFISVIADWMISSQRFTHTATRKIINSIGQYGPGLALIFASYTGCDRALTLAILTVGVGLNGGIYSGFKINHLDLSPRFAGFLMAITNCLANLAGLLAPIAAGNLINNKPTMGQWQIVFFIAAFVYIFCATFYNIFGSGERQWWDNPANDVKEPSSVMPATTTLTSNGANPRFLTGVDNGLTVAATNIRETGQ